In one Mucilaginibacter ginsenosidivorax genomic region, the following are encoded:
- a CDS encoding tetratricopeptide repeat protein encodes MLKRLIYLLLLIVAPLLAFSNDAGPALFKKGNSLYQKANYKEAAATYQKMVDDGYQSASLYFNLGNAYYKNGDIAPALLYYEKAHRLSPGDEDIRINIQFANSKTTDKIEGAPEFFITKWWTGFILALPANTLAVFSVLLFIGASCLLILYRFSGSVIVKKISFYSAILMLLLGIGTIFISGRQAAYFDAHHDGIIFNSSVNVKNAPSNTAKNGFVLHEGTKVNILDKNASWVKIKLANGNEGWVGAADVREI; translated from the coding sequence ATGCTAAAGCGCCTGATATACCTGTTGCTGTTGATTGTAGCGCCATTGCTTGCTTTTAGCAATGATGCAGGCCCGGCCCTGTTTAAAAAAGGCAATAGCCTGTACCAAAAGGCCAATTATAAAGAAGCCGCGGCAACCTATCAAAAAATGGTTGATGATGGCTATCAATCGGCCAGCCTTTACTTTAATTTGGGTAATGCCTATTACAAAAATGGCGATATAGCGCCGGCCCTGTTATACTATGAAAAAGCACACCGGCTATCGCCGGGCGATGAAGACATCCGTATAAACATTCAGTTTGCCAATTCAAAAACTACCGATAAAATTGAAGGAGCTCCCGAATTTTTTATCACCAAATGGTGGACTGGCTTTATACTTGCTTTACCGGCCAATACGCTTGCAGTTTTCAGTGTGCTGCTTTTTATAGGAGCTTCATGCTTACTTATCCTTTACAGGTTTTCGGGCTCTGTGATCGTGAAAAAGATATCGTTTTACTCGGCTATCTTGATGTTGTTGCTGGGTATCGGCACTATTTTTATTTCGGGCAGGCAGGCGGCCTACTTTGATGCCCATCATGATGGTATTATCTTTAATTCGTCGGTAAACGTTAAAAACGCACCATCCAACACCGCAAAAAATGGCTTTGTACTGCACGAGGGTACCAAGGTTAATATTCTTGATAAAAACGCCAGCTGGGTAAAAATTAAACTGGCCAATGGCAACGAAGGCTGGGTTGGTGCTGCTGATGTAAGGGAGATATAA
- a CDS encoding BatD family protein yields MKLKYYILLLLLFCTTVLFAQGVKFTASVNKTEVGTTEQFEVTFTINSNGERFVPPNFNGFLVESGPNVSQSMTVINGASSSSMAYSYDLVAVKEGTYTIGAATIVVNGKQLSTSPIKIKVVKGTSAAQANAARQQQQQQQVQGQGIVAGHSKDINRDLFIRADVNKTSAYIGEQLTLSYRLYTRVALVGSELEKMSDQNGFYSQEIKSLNNPNAVQWRIETIKGIKYNVTEIKQNILFPERAGNITIDPMIMDFIVRETVQSADPFDNFFGGGSYNDVKYKIKSSPVVIHVKPLPESGKPASFSGAVGRFSVTTSVDKTDLKANEPLNYKITLKGKGNLKLLKPMAPEFPLDFDKYDPKVTDTITDNETGESGTRVYTYLLIPRHGGKFNIDPIKFSYYDLSAGKYVSQQTKGFTINVAKGATESNVTSLGADKQDVKLLNKDIRYIKTDGSDISKDEEGFYGSGLYYFLLLLGPLLFVGALVYGKVYEMNNSDVVKVKSRKAGKIAAKHLASAKAQLTANNKPVFYENVFKGLYGYLSDKLNIAAADLNREKIATELKARELDEPTINELLETLDLCDMARFAPVSGISEQEVFDKAKNMINNIEDKI; encoded by the coding sequence ATGAAGTTAAAGTACTACATATTGTTGCTCTTGCTGTTTTGTACAACCGTGCTTTTTGCGCAGGGTGTAAAATTCACCGCCTCTGTTAATAAAACCGAAGTGGGCACTACCGAGCAATTCGAGGTTACATTTACCATAAACAGCAATGGCGAAAGGTTTGTACCGCCAAACTTTAATGGCTTTTTGGTGGAATCGGGGCCAAATGTTTCCCAGAGTATGACCGTAATCAACGGTGCTTCATCATCAAGCATGGCTTACAGCTATGACCTTGTTGCCGTTAAAGAAGGCACCTACACTATAGGTGCGGCAACAATTGTAGTAAACGGTAAGCAGCTAAGCACCAGTCCAATTAAAATTAAAGTTGTAAAGGGCACATCAGCAGCGCAGGCCAATGCAGCCAGGCAACAGCAACAACAGCAGCAGGTGCAAGGCCAGGGCATTGTGGCCGGCCACTCAAAAGATATCAACCGGGATCTTTTTATAAGGGCCGATGTAAATAAAACCAGTGCCTACATAGGCGAGCAACTCACTTTAAGCTACCGCCTTTACACCAGGGTGGCGCTGGTTGGCAGCGAACTGGAAAAAATGTCGGACCAGAATGGTTTTTATAGCCAGGAAATTAAAAGCCTTAATAACCCTAATGCTGTTCAATGGCGTATTGAAACCATAAAGGGTATAAAGTACAACGTAACCGAAATAAAGCAAAACATTCTTTTTCCCGAGCGTGCGGGCAATATCACCATCGACCCGATGATCATGGATTTTATTGTGCGCGAAACCGTACAATCGGCCGATCCTTTTGATAACTTTTTTGGAGGAGGCAGCTATAATGATGTTAAGTATAAAATAAAAAGCAGCCCCGTGGTTATCCACGTAAAACCATTGCCCGAAAGTGGTAAGCCTGCCAGCTTTAGCGGCGCGGTTGGTCGCTTTTCGGTAACTACATCGGTGGATAAAACCGACCTGAAGGCCAATGAGCCGCTTAACTACAAAATTACCCTGAAGGGTAAAGGCAACCTGAAGCTGCTGAAGCCGATGGCACCTGAGTTTCCGCTTGATTTTGATAAGTACGACCCGAAGGTAACTGATACCATAACCGATAATGAAACCGGCGAGTCGGGTACCCGTGTGTACACTTACCTGTTGATACCACGCCATGGCGGCAAATTCAACATCGACCCTATCAAGTTTTCGTACTATGATTTATCGGCAGGCAAATATGTAAGTCAGCAAACCAAAGGCTTTACCATTAATGTGGCCAAGGGTGCAACCGAAAGTAACGTTACCTCTCTTGGTGCCGATAAACAGGATGTTAAGCTATTGAATAAAGATATCCGCTACATTAAAACGGATGGAAGCGATATCAGTAAAGATGAAGAAGGTTTTTATGGGTCGGGATTGTACTATTTCCTGCTGCTGCTGGGCCCGCTGCTGTTTGTTGGTGCGTTAGTTTACGGCAAAGTATATGAAATGAACAACAGCGATGTGGTGAAGGTAAAAAGCCGCAAGGCAGGTAAAATTGCCGCCAAACACCTGGCCAGCGCAAAAGCGCAGCTAACGGCAAATAATAAGCCGGTATTTTATGAAAATGTGTTTAAAGGGCTATACGGTTACTTAAGCGACAAGCTGAATATTGCCGCTGCCGACCTAAACCGCGAAAAAATAGCTACCGAACTAAAGGCCCGGGAATTGGACGAGCCAACTATAAACGAATTGCTGGAAACATTAGACCTTTGCGATATGGCCCGCTTTGCCCCGGTTTCGGGCATATCGGAACAGGAGGTTTTTGATAAGGCAAAAAATATGATCAATAACATTGAAGATAAAATATAA
- a CDS encoding tetratricopeptide repeat protein yields MKQLIIVVLLVLQASFLFAQQEKRDIRKGNQLYQAKNYKEAEDNYRKALAKSNNKTVEGNFNLGDALYKQKKFEDAQQQFTKIAATSKDKQVLANAYHNIGNSLLENKKLEESIAAYKKSLLNNPDDEQTRYNLSYAQKMLKKQQDDKKNQNKNDKNKDKDQNKDKNKDDKNKDKDNKDKDKKDQDKKDQDKKDKDNKDKNKPDNKDPQDQQQQQPQPNNVSKDDAERMLEALKNDEKATQDKLKNKKLKGARANISKDW; encoded by the coding sequence ATGAAGCAATTAATTATAGTTGTATTATTAGTACTGCAGGCTTCATTCCTTTTTGCCCAGCAGGAAAAAAGGGATATCAGGAAAGGTAACCAGCTTTACCAGGCTAAAAATTATAAAGAGGCCGAGGATAACTATCGTAAGGCGCTGGCTAAATCCAACAACAAAACGGTTGAAGGAAATTTTAACCTGGGCGATGCCCTATATAAACAAAAAAAGTTTGAGGATGCACAGCAGCAGTTTACCAAAATAGCAGCAACATCAAAAGACAAGCAGGTATTGGCCAATGCTTACCATAACATAGGCAACTCCTTGTTGGAAAACAAAAAACTTGAAGAGAGTATTGCCGCCTATAAAAAATCGTTGCTTAATAATCCTGACGACGAGCAGACCCGCTACAACCTGTCATACGCCCAAAAAATGCTAAAGAAGCAGCAGGACGATAAAAAGAACCAGAACAAAAACGATAAGAACAAAGATAAAGACCAGAACAAGGATAAAAACAAGGACGACAAGAATAAGGATAAAGACAACAAGGATAAAGATAAAAAAGACCAGGACAAGAAAGATCAGGATAAAAAGGACAAAGACAATAAGGATAAGAACAAGCCTGATAATAAAGATCCGCAGGACCAGCAGCAACAACAGCCGCAGCCCAACAATGTATCAAAAGATGATGCCGAGCGTATGCTGGAAGCCCTGAAAAACGACGAGAAAGCAACGCAGGACAAACTGAAAAATAAAAAGTTAAAAGGCGCCAGAGCCAATATTTCAAAAGACTGGTAA
- a CDS encoding vWA domain-containing protein, with translation MLRFAHIEYLWGLVIIPVFIIAFLAVSIWKKKAISSLGDKKVVMMMMPQVSLSRPWLKFIFFLLAYAMLIIGIADPQIGSRTEEVKRKGADLMILLDVSNSMLAQDLAPSRLENAKRAIAQLIDRMHDDRIGIIVFAGQAYVQLPITTDYSAAKLFLSTINTEMVPTQGTAIGAAIDLGMQSFDFKNGTGKAMIVITDGENHEDNAVEAAAAAKSKDVSVNVVGVGSESGAPIPVYDEQGHQTGFHMDHETGQQVVSKLSEDMCKEISAAGGGVYVRANNSNSGLGIVMDQINKLQRKTVDSRSFKDFEDRFQFFLAIAFVLLLVEFFISNRKNMRLSGIKLFEVKKP, from the coding sequence ATGCTACGTTTTGCACATATAGAATATTTATGGGGGCTGGTAATCATCCCGGTGTTTATCATCGCGTTTTTGGCGGTAAGTATCTGGAAAAAGAAAGCCATCTCGTCATTAGGAGATAAAAAGGTGGTGATGATGATGATGCCGCAGGTATCTTTATCAAGGCCATGGCTTAAGTTTATTTTCTTTTTGCTGGCCTATGCCATGCTCATCATCGGCATAGCCGACCCGCAAATTGGTTCAAGAACCGAAGAGGTAAAACGCAAAGGCGCCGATTTAATGATACTGCTTGACGTATCAAACAGTATGCTGGCCCAGGATTTGGCCCCAAGCCGCCTGGAAAATGCCAAACGCGCCATTGCTCAGTTGATTGACCGCATGCATGACGACCGTATAGGTATCATCGTATTTGCCGGCCAGGCCTATGTGCAGCTGCCTATTACAACCGACTATTCGGCAGCCAAGTTATTCCTGAGTACCATTAATACCGAGATGGTGCCAACCCAGGGTACTGCCATTGGCGCGGCTATTGACCTGGGCATGCAGTCGTTCGATTTTAAAAACGGCACCGGCAAGGCCATGATAGTTATTACCGATGGTGAAAACCATGAGGATAACGCCGTTGAAGCCGCGGCGGCAGCCAAATCAAAAGATGTATCAGTAAATGTGGTTGGTGTAGGATCGGAAAGCGGCGCGCCCATACCGGTTTATGACGAGCAGGGACACCAGACAGGTTTCCATATGGACCATGAAACCGGCCAGCAGGTGGTAAGTAAACTGAGCGAGGATATGTGTAAAGAGATTTCGGCCGCAGGCGGTGGCGTTTATGTACGCGCCAATAACTCCAACAGCGGCCTGGGTATTGTGATGGACCAGATTAACAAATTGCAGCGTAAAACGGTTGATAGCCGGTCGTTCAAGGATTTTGAAGATCGTTTCCAGTTCTTTTTGGCCATTGCGTTTGTGTTGCTGCTGGTTGAGTTCTTTATATCAAACCGTAAAAACATGCGTTTAAGCGGGATTAAATTATTTGAAGTAAAAAAGCCATGA
- a CDS encoding vWA domain-containing protein: MSWFKGIEFAHPGFFWLFISIPLMVGWYIWKQRQLQGNLNVPTLRGFTLKKSTLPKFRHSGIVLRSLALSAMIVALARPQSSLSWQNSTTEGIDIIIASDISGSMLAEDFKPNRLEAGKQIAIDFIKGRPDDRIGLVIFSGESFTQCPLTIDHSVLINLFADVRNGMITDGTAIGMGLATAVNRLRTSQAKSKVIILLTDGSNNAGSIPPITAAEIARQFGVRVYTVGLGTNGFAPYPVQTPAGIQYQKMPVVIDEGTLSKIASLTGGKYFRATNNETLKNIYEQIDKLEKAKIDVTQYHKKTELFLPWAIIALAFLSLEFILKNTLFRGALT, encoded by the coding sequence ATGAGCTGGTTTAAAGGAATAGAATTTGCCCACCCGGGATTTTTTTGGCTGTTTATCAGTATACCCCTCATGGTTGGTTGGTATATATGGAAACAGCGGCAACTGCAGGGCAACCTGAATGTACCTACCCTGCGGGGCTTTACCCTAAAAAAAAGCACGCTGCCAAAGTTCAGGCATAGTGGTATTGTGTTACGGTCGTTAGCCTTATCGGCTATGATTGTTGCGCTGGCCAGGCCTCAATCGTCATTAAGCTGGCAAAACAGTACTACCGAAGGTATCGATATCATTATTGCTTCAGATATTTCGGGCAGTATGCTTGCCGAAGATTTTAAACCCAACCGCCTGGAAGCAGGTAAACAAATTGCCATCGATTTTATAAAGGGCCGCCCCGACGACCGCATAGGCCTGGTGATATTTAGCGGCGAGAGCTTTACGCAATGCCCCTTAACAATTGACCATAGCGTATTGATAAACCTTTTTGCCGATGTACGTAACGGCATGATAACCGATGGTACGGCCATTGGTATGGGCCTGGCAACCGCAGTAAACCGCCTGCGAACCAGCCAGGCAAAAAGCAAGGTAATTATATTGCTTACAGATGGATCAAACAATGCTGGTTCGATACCACCAATAACTGCCGCCGAAATTGCCCGCCAGTTTGGGGTAAGGGTGTATACGGTAGGGTTGGGCACTAATGGTTTTGCACCTTACCCGGTACAAACACCGGCAGGGATACAATACCAAAAAATGCCTGTGGTAATTGACGAGGGTACCTTATCAAAAATTGCCAGCCTAACCGGCGGTAAATATTTCAGGGCTACCAATAACGAAACACTTAAAAATATTTACGAGCAGATTGATAAGCTGGAAAAAGCCAAAATTGATGTTACCCAGTATCACAAAAAAACAGAACTGTTTTTACCCTGGGCAATTATAGCCCTGGCTTTCCTGTCGTTGGAATTTATATTAAAAAACACCCTGTTTAGAGGGGCTTTAACCTAA
- a CDS encoding protein BatD: MIKCFKYFLVLLLTGTFYTAFAQAPQAEAKLDRATILIGQQTRLNLSIRHNIKDKIEFPALVDSIAGKVQIVSSKADTIFDKQDQSIETVHRAYNITAFDSGAYVIPSYAFKTTTGPVYTQPLTLTVQTVAVDTTKGFYDIKQPLVVNYSFFDWLHDNWQWVAIGFLVLLIIAGIIYYFVTRPKKVMVVEPPKPKVPPHVIALQKLQELRGKKAYEQDVKLYHIELSEILREYLEKRYGIKTHEQTSDEIFASLRTLDITDDNKNLLRQVLILADLVKFAKEKPLHFENEQSMDNAISFVNKTQQAYQPLADKQEEGK; encoded by the coding sequence ATGATCAAGTGTTTTAAATATTTCCTGGTATTGCTGCTTACGGGTACTTTTTATACCGCTTTTGCGCAAGCCCCGCAAGCCGAGGCAAAACTGGATAGGGCCACCATTTTAATTGGCCAGCAAACCAGGCTTAACCTAAGCATCAGGCATAACATAAAGGATAAAATAGAGTTCCCTGCGCTGGTTGACTCCATTGCCGGTAAGGTGCAGATTGTAAGCAGCAAGGCCGATACTATTTTTGATAAGCAGGATCAAAGCATCGAGACCGTTCATCGCGCTTACAATATTACCGCGTTTGATAGCGGGGCCTATGTTATACCATCCTACGCGTTTAAAACCACCACAGGCCCGGTTTATACGCAGCCATTAACACTAACCGTACAAACCGTTGCTGTTGATACCACCAAGGGATTTTATGATATTAAGCAGCCGCTGGTAGTCAATTATTCGTTTTTTGACTGGCTGCACGATAACTGGCAGTGGGTAGCCATTGGCTTTTTGGTACTGCTGATTATAGCAGGCATTATTTATTATTTTGTTACCAGGCCTAAAAAGGTAATGGTGGTTGAGCCGCCTAAACCTAAAGTGCCGCCGCATGTAATCGCCCTGCAAAAACTACAGGAACTGCGTGGCAAGAAAGCTTACGAGCAGGATGTTAAATTATACCATATTGAGCTGAGCGAAATACTGCGCGAATATTTAGAAAAGCGCTATGGCATTAAAACCCATGAGCAAACGTCCGACGAGATTTTTGCAAGCCTGCGCACGCTGGATATTACAGACGATAACAAAAACCTGCTGCGCCAGGTATTGATACTTGCCGATTTGGTAAAATTTGCCAAGGAAAAACCGCTGCATTTTGAAAACGAACAAAGTATGGATAATGCCATCAGCTTTGTAAACAAAACCCAGCAGGCTTACCAGCCGCTGGCCGATAAACAAGAGGAGGGCAAATGA
- a CDS encoding DUF58 domain-containing protein, with translation METKDLLKKVRKIEIKTRGLSNHLFSGEYHSAFKGRGMAFSEVREYQLGDEIRTIDWNVTARFNHPYVKVFDEERELTVMLLMDVSGSENFGTQGQQKQDLATELCAVLAFSAIQNNDKVGVIFFSDKIEKFIPPKKGRSHILMIIRELIDFKPENKGTNVGVALKYFTSVIKKKCTAFILSDFISPAFENELKIANKKHDIIAVRLFDKHEEVFPNLGLIPMKDEETGEVVWINTADEQVRYAFSLEARNRTIAMGDTFKKCGVDFTSIGTHESYVKPLMTLFKKREGRR, from the coding sequence ATGGAAACCAAGGATCTTTTAAAAAAAGTAAGGAAGATTGAGATAAAAACCAGGGGTTTAAGTAACCACTTATTCTCGGGCGAATATCATTCGGCTTTCAAGGGGCGGGGGATGGCCTTTAGCGAGGTGCGTGAGTACCAGCTTGGCGACGAGATACGTACCATCGACTGGAACGTTACCGCGCGTTTTAACCACCCTTACGTAAAGGTGTTTGACGAAGAGCGCGAGCTTACCGTAATGCTGCTGATGGATGTGAGCGGTTCTGAAAACTTTGGTACACAGGGGCAGCAAAAGCAGGACCTGGCAACCGAGCTTTGTGCTGTGCTTGCCTTTTCGGCCATCCAGAATAACGATAAAGTGGGGGTGATATTTTTTAGCGATAAGATAGAAAAATTCATCCCGCCAAAAAAAGGACGGTCGCACATATTGATGATCATCAGGGAACTGATTGATTTTAAGCCCGAAAATAAAGGCACCAATGTGGGGGTGGCATTAAAGTACTTTACCAGCGTTATAAAAAAGAAATGCACCGCTTTTATCCTGTCGGATTTTATAAGCCCGGCATTTGAAAACGAGCTGAAAATAGCCAACAAAAAACACGATATCATTGCCGTGAGGCTGTTTGATAAACACGAAGAAGTATTCCCCAACCTGGGTCTTATCCCGATGAAAGACGAGGAAACCGGCGAGGTGGTGTGGATAAATACGGCTGATGAGCAGGTGCGCTATGCATTCAGCCTCGAGGCCCGCAACCGAACCATAGCCATGGGCGATACTTTTAAAAAATGCGGTGTTGATTTTACCAGCATCGGCACACACGAATCATACGTAAAACCATTAATGACACTATTTAAAAAACGGGAAGGCAGGAGATGA
- a CDS encoding AAA family ATPase, giving the protein MEEFKSSTENVSSGAVTGSTSYSTDIRALNEMIQRESAFIDLLKMEMDKVIVGQKYMVERLLIGLLADGHILLEGVPGLAKTLAINTLAKCIQADYSRIQFTPDLLPADLVGTMIYNQKKEEFIVRKGPLFSNFILADEINRAPAKVQSALLEAMQERQVTIGDNTFPLPNPFLVLATQNPIEQEGTYPLPEAQVDRFMLKVVITYPEREEEKRIIRSSILPGGMPKPSPVIKPEEIVRARKIVREVYMDEKIEQYIIDIVFATRFPEQYKLAHYKNLITFGASPRASISLALAAKAYAFIKRRGYVIPEDVRAICHDVMRHRIGLSYEAEAENITSENIITGILNAIEVP; this is encoded by the coding sequence ATGGAAGAATTTAAAAGTAGTACAGAAAATGTTTCATCGGGTGCTGTTACCGGCAGCACATCGTATTCAACAGATATCAGGGCACTTAATGAAATGATACAACGCGAAAGCGCTTTTATCGATCTGCTTAAGATGGAGATGGATAAGGTGATCGTGGGTCAAAAATATATGGTTGAACGTTTGCTGATCGGTTTATTGGCCGATGGGCATATTTTGCTGGAGGGTGTTCCGGGGCTGGCAAAAACCTTGGCCATCAATACGCTGGCCAAATGTATCCAGGCCGATTACAGCCGCATCCAGTTTACGCCCGATTTATTACCAGCCGATTTGGTTGGTACCATGATCTACAACCAGAAGAAAGAAGAGTTCATTGTTCGTAAAGGGCCGTTATTCTCCAACTTTATTTTGGCCGATGAAATTAACCGTGCACCTGCCAAAGTGCAAAGTGCACTTTTAGAGGCCATGCAGGAGCGCCAGGTAACTATTGGCGATAACACCTTCCCGCTGCCAAACCCGTTTTTGGTACTGGCTACCCAAAACCCAATTGAACAGGAAGGTACTTACCCGCTGCCCGAAGCACAGGTTGACCGTTTTATGCTGAAAGTGGTAATTACCTACCCCGAGCGTGAAGAAGAAAAAAGAATTATCCGTTCAAGCATATTACCAGGCGGTATGCCAAAACCATCCCCTGTTATTAAACCCGAAGAAATTGTACGTGCCCGCAAAATAGTTCGTGAAGTTTACATGGACGAAAAAATTGAGCAGTACATCATCGATATTGTTTTCGCTACCCGTTTCCCCGAGCAGTACAAACTGGCGCACTACAAAAACCTCATCACTTTTGGCGCATCGCCAAGGGCAAGTATCAGTTTAGCGCTGGCAGCAAAGGCTTATGCCTTTATTAAACGCCGCGGCTATGTAATACCCGAGGATGTACGCGCCATTTGCCACGATGTAATGCGCCACCGCATTGGCCTAAGCTACGAGGCCGAAGCAGAAAACATCACCAGCGAAAATATTATCACCGGGATACTGAACGCGATAGAGGTACCGTAA
- a CDS encoding YciE/YciF ferroxidase family protein: protein MATTKTKAPEQTLDVQDSALNELFIDELKDIYWAEKHLAKALPKMAKAATSDELRAAIENHLSETERQITRLEDAFASIDEKAVAVKCEAMAGLLKEGEEIITETEKGSITRDAGIISAAQKIEHYEIASYGTLKTLATVLGYNEAAELLDSTLQEEKNCDSLLTKIAEAGINQKSKTEKA from the coding sequence ATGGCAACTACCAAAACAAAGGCTCCTGAGCAAACATTAGATGTACAGGACTCGGCATTGAATGAATTATTTATTGATGAACTGAAAGACATTTATTGGGCCGAAAAACATTTGGCAAAAGCATTGCCAAAAATGGCAAAAGCAGCAACATCTGATGAATTGCGTGCCGCTATTGAAAACCACCTAAGCGAAACCGAAAGGCAAATTACCCGCCTGGAAGATGCTTTTGCATCGATAGACGAAAAAGCCGTAGCTGTAAAATGCGAAGCGATGGCTGGTTTACTTAAAGAAGGTGAAGAAATTATTACCGAAACTGAAAAAGGCAGCATTACCCGCGATGCAGGTATTATATCGGCCGCTCAAAAAATTGAGCACTACGAAATTGCTTCATACGGAACCTTAAAAACATTAGCTACCGTATTAGGCTACAATGAAGCCGCAGAGCTTTTGGACTCGACCTTACAGGAAGAAAAAAACTGCGATAGCCTGCTTACCAAAATAGCTGAGGCCGGGATTAACCAAAAATCAAAAACAGAAAAGGCTTAA
- a CDS encoding alpha/beta fold hydrolase: MGFLQLPGLGKVHFHEYGTGKQPLIAFHGYGMTGKQFHVLEKSLLTRYHVYGFDHFFHGESRLDGWTDKQIRAGMTKQMMYNYLQEWFKIYGEQRISVLGYSLGASLALTLVEEYAHLIDDIILMAPDGLTKRTGFHIITHNVFGKSIFRLATKSSWLAPFLLKVVKVVGVIDESLYQIAYNEIDTPKKRLDTYYTLNLIKLLNPDVSKIAALVNQYKIKCTLIFGTDDHLFPKSVAKDFLAAAEDVEIHHVKMGHWLVTKALDEYLLEAKSKMHKA; encoded by the coding sequence ATGGGTTTTTTACAGCTGCCCGGCCTGGGCAAAGTACATTTTCATGAATATGGTACCGGGAAACAACCATTAATTGCTTTCCATGGTTATGGTATGACCGGCAAGCAGTTTCATGTGCTCGAAAAATCGTTATTAACCAGATACCATGTTTACGGCTTTGATCATTTTTTTCATGGCGAGAGCCGCCTTGATGGCTGGACCGATAAACAGATACGCGCCGGCATGACCAAGCAAATGATGTACAATTATTTGCAGGAGTGGTTTAAAATTTATGGCGAGCAACGGATTTCTGTATTGGGTTATTCGCTGGGGGCCAGCCTTGCGCTTACCCTGGTTGAGGAATACGCCCATTTAATTGACGACATAATACTGATGGCACCCGACGGACTCACTAAACGTACGGGTTTTCATATCATAACACACAACGTGTTTGGCAAATCTATCTTTCGCCTGGCCACCAAAAGCAGCTGGCTGGCCCCGTTTTTATTAAAGGTAGTAAAAGTGGTTGGGGTGATTGATGAGAGCCTTTACCAGATTGCTTACAACGAGATTGATACCCCCAAAAAAAGGCTTGATACTTATTATACCTTAAATTTGATAAAGCTGCTAAACCCCGATGTATCAAAAATAGCAGCGCTTGTTAACCAGTATAAAATAAAATGCACCCTGATATTTGGTACAGACGACCATCTTTTCCCCAAATCTGTAGCCAAAGATTTTTTGGCAGCTGCAGAAGATGTTGAAATACATCACGTTAAAATGGGGCATTGGCTGGTTACCAAAGCATTGGACGAATATTTATTAGAAGCTAAAAGCAAAATGCATAAAGCTTAA
- a CDS encoding 1-acyl-sn-glycerol-3-phosphate acyltransferase, which translates to MITPRRNDLISAIYMRIVRLWLGRNFKEINITPFEPRPGHSVLMMCNHFSWWEAFLSNYTAVKIMKRRWYVMMQHENALQYSFLRYVGMFSVVKGKRQSDESLTYGARLLDDSRNLLMICPQGEIRSNHETYIDVKKGTFKIIEQIKGPCQVVYHCILIDYFESLKPRAYIHLFDCGIAGEFTFDELKERVNNFHQQALLNQINMKH; encoded by the coding sequence ATGATAACCCCACGCAGAAACGACCTGATAAGCGCCATTTATATGCGGATTGTACGCTTATGGCTGGGCCGTAATTTTAAGGAAATAAATATTACACCTTTTGAACCAAGGCCCGGCCACTCGGTGCTGATGATGTGTAATCACTTTAGCTGGTGGGAGGCATTTTTATCAAACTATACCGCAGTTAAAATCATGAAACGGCGCTGGTATGTAATGATGCAGCATGAAAATGCGCTTCAATATAGTTTTCTGCGTTATGTGGGTATGTTTTCGGTAGTAAAGGGAAAGCGCCAAAGCGATGAATCATTAACCTATGGCGCCAGGTTATTAGATGATAGCCGTAACCTGCTGATGATTTGCCCGCAGGGCGAGATCAGATCGAACCATGAAACCTATATTGATGTTAAGAAAGGCACTTTTAAAATTATAGAACAAATTAAAGGCCCATGCCAGGTAGTTTACCACTGCATACTGATAGATTATTTTGAAAGCTTAAAACCACGCGCCTATATACACCTGTTTGATTGCGGCATAGCCGGTGAGTTTACGTTTGATGAACTTAAGGAACGAGTAAACAATTTTCATCAACAGGCACTTTTAAACCAAATAAATATGAAACACTGA